One Nostoc sp. UHCC 0302 DNA window includes the following coding sequences:
- the bchL gene encoding ferredoxin:protochlorophyllide reductase (ATP-dependent) iron-sulfur ATP-binding protein, with protein MKLAVYGKGGIGKSTTSCNISVALAKRGKKVLQIGCDPKHDSTFTLTGFLIPTIIDTLQEKDYHYEDVWPEDVIYKGYGGVDCVEAGGPPAGAGCGGYVVGETVKLLKELNAFDEYDVILFDVLGDVVCGGFAAPLNYADYCLIVTDNGFDALFAANRIAASVREKARTHPLRLAGLIGNRTSKRDLIEKYIEAVPMPVLEVLPLIEDIRVSRVKGKTLFEMAESDPSLNYVCDYYLNIADQILACPEGVVPNDSPDRELFSLLSDFYLNPGKPQVVNSEEELDLMIV; from the coding sequence GTGAAATTAGCAGTTTACGGAAAAGGTGGGATCGGCAAATCCACAACTAGCTGTAACATATCCGTCGCCCTAGCCAAACGAGGCAAGAAAGTTTTGCAAATTGGCTGCGACCCGAAACATGACAGCACCTTCACCCTCACTGGGTTTTTGATTCCCACAATTATCGACACTCTCCAGGAAAAAGACTATCACTACGAAGATGTCTGGCCAGAAGACGTAATTTACAAAGGCTACGGTGGTGTTGATTGCGTTGAAGCAGGTGGCCCACCAGCAGGCGCTGGATGTGGCGGCTATGTCGTAGGCGAGACCGTGAAATTACTTAAAGAACTCAACGCCTTTGATGAGTACGATGTAATTCTCTTTGACGTTCTAGGTGACGTTGTTTGCGGAGGTTTTGCAGCACCGCTCAACTACGCAGATTACTGCTTGATTGTTACTGATAATGGCTTTGATGCTTTGTTTGCTGCTAATCGCATTGCCGCTTCAGTACGCGAGAAAGCCCGGACTCATCCACTGCGTCTAGCTGGATTAATTGGCAACCGCACCTCCAAGCGCGACTTGATTGAAAAATATATCGAAGCAGTGCCAATGCCAGTTCTGGAAGTTTTACCTTTGATTGAAGATATTCGTGTTTCTCGCGTCAAGGGTAAGACATTGTTTGAGATGGCAGAGTCTGATCCTTCTCTGAACTACGTTTGCGATTATTATCTCAATATCGCTGACCAAATTCTGGCGTGTCCCGAAGGAGTTGTACCTAACGATTCCCCTGACCGCGAATTGTTCTCTTTATTGTCCGATTTTTATCTAAATCCGGGAAAACCCCAGGTTGTAAATTCAGAAGAGGAACTAGACTTGATGATTGTATAA
- a CDS encoding IS630 family transposase (programmed frameshift) has product MGARLRVFLTPEQDQTLLNLRKQDVPQKVKDRAEIIRLNAHGWYVEKIADHFDCHKKTVTKVLHQWQKLGTEGLWESPGRGGKPKWLEDDMIFLEECLRNEPRTYNSSQLALKLKTERNVEMSADRLRRVLKKGVDWKRTRKSHKGKQDPVARANKQADLDMLELAAATGEIDLKYLDESGFCMWSEPSYTYYFRGEQKRLEQTKRRGRRLSIIGLLQPLISFVYGLVIGGVDRKSYIEMMEKEAKQAQETGRISVIVQDNGPIHRCQEVQQLWKKWESQGLYIFFLPKYCSEMNPIELEWQHLKKDELSGQAFDDELDLAYAVINGVQARGKKNNHNTHRVKFSSRLST; this is encoded by the exons ATGGGTGCGCGTTTAAGGGTATTTCTGACTCCTGAGCAAGACCAAACTTTACTAAATCTGAGAAAACAGGATGTACCACAGAAAGTCAAAGACAGGGCGGAAATAATCAGGCTAAATGCACATGGTTGGTATGTAGAGAAGATAGCAGATCACTTTGATTGTCACAAAAAAACAGTCACAAAAGTTTTGCATCAATGGCAAAAACTGGGCACAGAAGGGCTTTGGGAATCTCCTGGGCGAGGGGGGAAACCAAAGTGGCTTGAGGATGACATGATATTTTTAGAAGAATGCCTCAGAAACGAGCCACGCACATACAATAGTTCTCAGTTAGCTTTGAAGTTGAAAACAGAACGCAACGTTGAGATGAGTGCCGACAGATTAAGACGGGTACTC AAAAAGGGGGTCGATTGGAAACGGACAAGGAAAAGCCATAAAGGAAAACAAGACCCAGTAGCACGAGCAAACAAGCAAGCAGACCTAGACATGTTGGAATTAGCTGCTGCCACTGGTGAAATAGACCTGAAATACCTAGACGAGTCAGGGTTCTGTATGTGGAGCGAACCTAGTTATACATATTACTTTAGAGGTGAGCAAAAACGGTTAGAACAGACTAAACGCCGTGGTCGCAGATTAAGTATTATCGGGCTTCTCCAACCTTTAATCAGTTTTGTTTACGGTTTAGTTATCGGTGGTGTTGACCGTAAATCTTATATAGAAATGATGGAGAAAGAAGCCAAACAAGCCCAAGAAACTGGACGTATCAGCGTGATTGTGCAAGATAACGGGCCAATACATCGCTGCCAAGAAGTTCAACAATTGTGGAAAAAATGGGAAAGTCAGGGTTTGTACATCTTTTTTCTCCCGAAATATTGCTCAGAAATGAATCCAATTGAATTGGAATGGCAACATCTCAAGAAAGATGAGTTATCCGGGCAAGCATTTGATGATGAGCTAGATCTCGCTTACGCCGTCATCAATGGTGTTCAAGCTAGAGGAAAAAAAAACAATCACAACACACATCGTGTAAAATTTAGCTCTAGATTATCAACTTAA
- a CDS encoding GDYXXLXY domain-containing protein produces METNQALLLQNEPLEKPISLWRFVVPLLIQTLLILGVPAQSVYTLLTGRTAILQTQPVDPYDLLRGYSVTLSYEISRVDKLKQLPGWTDLVKQHPGSNKQYEPLAPGTKLYVILEEQKSSSAAIPQAWKPVRVSGQPPTSLAANQISLQGWYSAYNLISYGLETYYIPEDQRNDINKDISAARPIKPGEAQPIVVEVKVNAQGKAVPVSMWVRDRKYHF; encoded by the coding sequence ATGGAAACTAATCAAGCATTACTTTTGCAAAATGAACCTTTAGAAAAACCGATAAGTCTTTGGCGGTTTGTGGTTCCTCTGCTCATTCAAACACTTTTAATATTAGGAGTACCAGCCCAATCAGTTTACACACTGCTTACAGGTAGAACCGCTATCTTGCAAACTCAACCTGTAGATCCTTATGATTTGCTGCGTGGTTACTCTGTAACGCTGAGTTATGAAATTTCTCGTGTGGACAAATTAAAACAACTTCCTGGTTGGACAGATTTGGTTAAGCAACATCCTGGTAGTAACAAACAATACGAGCCTTTAGCACCAGGAACCAAGTTATACGTAATTTTGGAAGAACAAAAATCTTCTAGTGCTGCTATTCCTCAAGCTTGGAAACCTGTGCGGGTGAGTGGACAGCCTCCGACTTCCCTAGCTGCAAATCAGATATCTTTACAGGGTTGGTACAGTGCCTATAATTTAATTTCTTATGGTTTGGAAACTTACTACATCCCAGAGGATCAACGGAACGATATCAATAAAGATATCTCAGCAGCCCGACCAATCAAGCCAGGAGAGGCGCAACCGATAGTAGTAGAAGTGAAAGTGAATGCACAAGGTAAAGCTGTACCTGTAAGTATGTGGGTACGCGATCGCAAATATCATTTTTAA
- a CDS encoding DUF2157 domain-containing protein: protein MIFDNFRRQLRQEAQLWQDEGLIDADFYKVLAQRYQFNELENAARDRFVFILIAVGATLLGLGVITFVAANWQALTREAKLIILLSLFLITNIAGFSLWRKPARGRKRRQQVFGEGLLILSALTIGANMGLLAQTFHVSGSSYELFLGWGFAVLLMAYSLRLTSLGLLALILAIIGYFSGYWSASGDDFTWAQLVIKHMPLVLGVVFVPLAYWCRSGWIFRSAAIAFVIFWQIHLNSLQVVTYTDAPAWIAIAAFVLPPALLWSYDDVLFGQITSRVFQPFARTLAIVFFSITFYFLSFHFLWEARSDSYQNIVRNNSFATWLPLIDVVIFTALALWQWWHLMRPTRRERIDFKTIAVGCLILITALVLFVHQAITPIPVILIFTFNVLLALLGFGLIREALELGERRVFWGGIVLITLQIISRMLEYETALLFKSLVFVLCGVAVIFAGLWFEKYLSSLPASSTSETHRST from the coding sequence ATGATATTTGATAATTTTCGTCGCCAATTGCGCCAAGAAGCGCAACTATGGCAAGATGAAGGGCTTATTGATGCCGATTTTTACAAAGTACTGGCACAACGGTATCAATTTAACGAGCTAGAAAATGCTGCTCGCGATCGCTTCGTTTTTATCTTGATCGCAGTGGGTGCAACATTGTTAGGCTTGGGTGTAATCACTTTTGTGGCTGCAAACTGGCAAGCTTTAACGAGAGAAGCCAAGTTAATAATACTCTTAAGTTTATTCCTAATTACTAATATTGCAGGTTTTAGCTTATGGAGAAAACCTGCAAGAGGTAGAAAACGCCGCCAACAGGTTTTTGGCGAAGGTTTGCTAATCTTAAGCGCGTTAACAATAGGCGCAAATATGGGACTGTTGGCGCAGACTTTCCACGTTAGCGGTTCAAGTTATGAACTGTTCTTAGGTTGGGGATTTGCTGTGTTGCTAATGGCGTATAGTTTACGCTTAACTTCCTTGGGTCTTCTTGCCCTAATTTTAGCGATAATCGGTTATTTTTCAGGATATTGGTCTGCTTCCGGAGATGACTTTACATGGGCGCAGCTAGTAATAAAACATATGCCTTTAGTCTTAGGTGTAGTGTTTGTACCTTTAGCTTACTGGTGTCGTTCCGGTTGGATTTTCAGAAGTGCAGCGATCGCATTTGTGATATTCTGGCAAATCCATCTCAACTCGCTGCAAGTTGTAACATATACAGATGCTCCAGCTTGGATTGCGATCGCTGCCTTTGTGCTTCCACCAGCATTATTATGGAGTTACGATGATGTACTGTTTGGGCAAATTACTTCTAGAGTATTTCAGCCTTTTGCACGGACTCTAGCCATAGTATTTTTTAGCATTACTTTTTATTTCCTATCCTTCCATTTTTTGTGGGAAGCTCGATCTGATAGTTATCAAAATATAGTTAGGAATAACTCTTTTGCAACTTGGTTACCCCTCATAGATGTGGTAATTTTTACAGCTTTAGCCTTATGGCAATGGTGGCATTTAATGCGTCCAACACGCCGCGAGAGAATTGATTTCAAAACTATCGCTGTTGGCTGCTTAATTCTTATTACTGCTTTAGTTCTCTTTGTTCATCAAGCAATTACTCCCATTCCAGTCATTCTTATTTTTACTTTTAATGTGCTTTTAGCACTGTTAGGGTTCGGACTAATTCGCGAAGCGCTGGAATTAGGAGAAAGGCGAGTTTTTTGGGGTGGCATAGTATTAATAACACTACAAATTATCAGCCGAATGCTAGAGTACGAGACCGCCTTATTATTCAAATCCTTAGTTTTTGTTTTGTGCGGTGTAGCTGTAATTTTTGCTGGTTTGTGGTTTGAGAAATATTTATCATCTTTACCAGCTTCATCAACTTCTGAAACTCATCGTTCAACGTAA
- a CDS encoding AarF/ABC1/UbiB kinase family protein: protein MGQYQPAQLKRYNPDAIARYYRHRPWLAWGRLIKIVWSFAGFILSLKWDEWQDQVEQNKGKRAIQLRELLTRLGPTFIKVGQALSTRPDLIRKDFLEELVKLQDQLPPFDNAIAFQIIEAELDRPIPESFSELSPNPVAAASLGQVYRGRLVSGEEVAVKVQRPNLRPTLTRDLYLMRWAAGWIAPWLPLNLGHDLTLIVDEFGTKLFEEIDYINEGRNAEKFATNFRNDPQVKVPGIYWRYTNTHVLTLEWINGFKLTDTKRIREAGLDPETIIQIGVTSGLQQLLEHGFFHADPHPGNLFAMPDGRMAYIDFGMMDQLEETTKETLVDALVHLVNKDYTDLAEDFVKLGFLTPDTNICPIVPALEAVLGNAIGKNVGDFNFKTITDEFSELMYEYPFRVPAKFALIIRSLVTQEGIALSLNPDFKIIEVGYPYIARRLLTGESPELRRRLLNVLFKDGKFQWQRLENLIAIARTDSNFDVLPTAQMGLQFLLSDEGKFLRRQFVLALTEDDHLHTEEVQRLWNLVKEDLKPNRLLNVAIGIFTDLSKEGVTAILPKATFLTPFAGTDSAGKN, encoded by the coding sequence GTGGGTCAGTATCAACCTGCTCAGCTAAAGCGCTACAATCCAGACGCGATCGCTCGTTACTATCGTCACCGCCCTTGGCTAGCTTGGGGACGATTGATAAAAATTGTCTGGTCTTTTGCAGGATTTATACTCAGTCTCAAGTGGGACGAATGGCAAGATCAAGTTGAGCAGAACAAGGGTAAACGAGCAATCCAGTTGCGAGAACTGCTCACTCGCCTCGGCCCGACTTTTATTAAAGTTGGTCAAGCCCTATCAACTCGACCTGATCTAATACGCAAAGATTTTCTAGAAGAACTGGTGAAGTTACAAGACCAGTTGCCACCATTTGATAATGCGATCGCCTTCCAGATTATTGAAGCCGAACTAGATCGCCCAATTCCCGAAAGTTTCAGTGAACTCTCACCTAACCCAGTAGCTGCTGCCAGTTTGGGTCAAGTATACCGTGGTCGTTTGGTAAGCGGCGAAGAAGTTGCAGTCAAGGTACAACGTCCCAATTTACGCCCAACCCTCACACGCGACTTATATCTCATGCGTTGGGCGGCGGGTTGGATAGCTCCCTGGTTACCTCTCAATCTTGGTCACGACCTGACTTTAATAGTCGACGAGTTTGGGACTAAGTTATTCGAAGAAATCGACTATATAAATGAAGGTCGCAACGCGGAAAAATTTGCTACTAACTTCCGTAACGACCCGCAAGTCAAAGTTCCAGGTATTTACTGGCGTTATACCAACACTCACGTTTTAACCCTGGAATGGATTAACGGCTTCAAGCTAACAGATACTAAACGCATTCGCGAAGCCGGTTTAGACCCAGAGACAATCATCCAAATAGGTGTTACTTCGGGTTTGCAGCAGTTGTTGGAACATGGCTTCTTCCATGCAGATCCCCATCCTGGTAATTTGTTTGCTATGCCCGATGGGCGCATGGCTTACATTGACTTTGGGATGATGGATCAGTTAGAGGAAACCACCAAAGAAACGCTAGTCGATGCATTAGTACATCTGGTGAATAAAGACTACACCGACTTAGCCGAAGACTTTGTAAAATTGGGCTTTCTGACTCCAGACACAAATATTTGCCCGATTGTGCCAGCATTAGAAGCGGTGCTAGGGAACGCTATTGGTAAAAACGTTGGAGATTTTAACTTCAAAACTATTACCGATGAATTCTCAGAACTGATGTATGAGTATCCTTTCCGAGTGCCGGCAAAGTTTGCTTTAATTATTCGTTCCCTAGTGACACAAGAAGGTATTGCCCTAAGCCTCAACCCGGATTTTAAAATTATCGAGGTGGGTTATCCATATATAGCACGGCGGTTGCTGACGGGAGAATCACCCGAATTGCGGCGACGTTTATTGAACGTCTTGTTTAAAGATGGTAAATTCCAGTGGCAGCGGTTAGAGAATTTAATTGCGATCGCTCGTACTGATAGCAATTTTGATGTTTTACCCACAGCACAGATGGGGTTGCAATTTTTGCTATCAGATGAAGGCAAGTTTCTCCGCAGACAGTTCGTACTTGCTCTGACAGAAGATGACCACCTTCACACCGAAGAAGTCCAACGCTTATGGAACCTAGTTAAAGAGGATTTAAAACCAAATCGGTTGTTAAATGTAGCGATCGGCATTTTTACAGATTTATCCAAAGAAGGCGTAACTGCTATCCTACCAAAAGCTACATTTCTTACGCCTTTTGCTGGAACCGACTCAGCAGGTAAAAATTAA
- a CDS encoding ferritin-like domain-containing protein — MLMNPHQLLPTSASLTTSAQWYVYYKANAEFQLDIPWERGAEITEDERNTIAASLAAWQLGETSDGSHLLAAAKNYSKRINDPKYVDVIELFIKEEQRHGNDLGRFLDLAHIPRLKRNWGDTTFRLVRYSTPNMEIWTTPVIIVETLALVYYKAIQKATNSIVLRQLCQQILRDEVKHIRFQYERLAIIYKNRPIWLQQLTYLIQRMLFLVTVILVWIGHHRALKAGGHDFRTYWQDAWVKMNFAWQRMKPDK, encoded by the coding sequence ATGTTGATGAATCCTCACCAACTTTTACCCACTTCGGCTTCACTAACCACATCTGCTCAGTGGTATGTTTACTATAAAGCTAATGCAGAGTTTCAGTTGGATATTCCTTGGGAACGAGGAGCAGAAATTACAGAAGATGAACGGAATACAATAGCTGCTTCACTGGCAGCTTGGCAATTGGGTGAAACATCAGATGGTTCGCACTTACTTGCTGCTGCTAAAAATTACTCAAAGCGAATCAATGATCCTAAATATGTTGATGTTATCGAACTATTTATTAAAGAAGAGCAACGCCACGGAAACGACTTAGGAAGATTTCTTGATCTTGCCCACATTCCACGACTAAAACGTAACTGGGGTGACACAACGTTCCGTTTAGTACGTTATTCAACGCCAAATATGGAGATTTGGACAACACCAGTCATTATTGTAGAAACACTTGCTTTAGTTTATTACAAAGCAATACAAAAAGCCACGAACTCTATCGTTCTACGTCAGTTATGCCAGCAGATATTAAGAGATGAAGTTAAACACATCCGCTTTCAATATGAACGGTTAGCAATTATTTACAAAAATCGACCCATTTGGTTACAGCAGCTAACCTATCTAATACAACGAATGCTCTTTTTAGTAACAGTAATTTTGGTATGGATCGGTCATCATCGTGCGCTCAAAGCAGGAGGGCATGACTTCAGAACTTATTGGCAAGATGCATGGGTGAAAATGAATTTTGCTTGGCAGCGGATGAAACCAGACAAGTAA
- a CDS encoding TIGR02450 family Trp-rich protein gives MTKKQKFPYLVGSKWTAQQKVDGWRHFQVVNRKNQGKWVYAEMVAACDPKVRFWLNAKLLQDGSQWQAGWQTLQEIEAL, from the coding sequence ATGACTAAAAAGCAAAAATTCCCTTACTTAGTTGGTTCTAAGTGGACAGCACAGCAAAAAGTTGATGGTTGGCGACACTTCCAAGTGGTCAACCGAAAAAATCAGGGTAAGTGGGTGTACGCCGAAATGGTTGCCGCTTGTGACCCCAAAGTCCGCTTCTGGCTCAACGCCAAATTATTGCAAGATGGTTCCCAGTGGCAAGCTGGCTGGCAAACATTACAAGAAATAGAAGCACTTTAA
- a CDS encoding ferredoxin:protochlorophyllide reductase (ATP-dependent) subunit N produces the protein MTVAQQPEALNFECETGNYHTFCPISCVAWLYQKIEDSFFLVIGTKTCGYFLQNAMGVMIFAEPRYAMAELEEGDISAQLNDYEELKRLCLQIKRDRNPSVIVWIGTCTTEIIKTDLEGLAPKLESEIGIPIVVARANGLDYAFTQGEDTVLAAMANRCPDKSPVAETDKNERNAIQKLLNFGKKKEDVAQEESEYADHPPLVLFGSLPDPVVTQLTLELKKQGIKVSGWLPAKRFTELPVIEEGYYVAGVNPFLSRTATTLMRRRKCKLIGAPFPIGPDGTRAWIEKICSVFGITPQGLDEREAQIWAGLEDYVKLIRGKSVFFMGDNLLEISQARFLIRCGMTVHEIGIPYMDKRYQAAELALLEKTCQEMGSPLPRIVEKPDNYNQLQRIYELKPDLVITGMAHANPLEARGINTKWSVEFTFAQIHGFTNARDILELVTRPLRRNNNLKDLGWDKLVREEAKI, from the coding sequence ATGACTGTCGCTCAACAACCAGAAGCTTTAAACTTTGAGTGCGAAACTGGGAATTACCATACCTTTTGCCCAATTAGCTGCGTGGCGTGGTTATACCAAAAAATTGAAGATAGCTTCTTTTTGGTGATTGGGACAAAAACTTGTGGCTACTTCCTGCAAAATGCGATGGGGGTGATGATTTTTGCTGAACCCCGTTATGCAATGGCAGAGTTGGAAGAAGGGGATATTTCAGCACAGTTGAATGATTATGAAGAGTTAAAGCGGTTGTGTTTACAGATTAAGCGCGATCGCAACCCTAGTGTAATTGTTTGGATTGGCACTTGCACTACTGAAATCATCAAAACTGACTTGGAAGGCTTAGCACCCAAGCTGGAAAGCGAAATTGGCATTCCCATCGTCGTAGCACGTGCTAACGGTCTAGATTATGCCTTCACTCAAGGGGAAGACACTGTTTTAGCAGCAATGGCTAATCGTTGTCCTGATAAGTCTCCTGTGGCGGAAACAGACAAGAACGAACGCAACGCTATTCAAAAGCTGCTTAACTTCGGCAAGAAGAAAGAAGATGTTGCTCAAGAAGAATCTGAGTACGCCGATCACCCACCTCTCGTTCTCTTCGGCTCTCTCCCTGATCCCGTAGTTACTCAGTTAACCCTGGAATTGAAGAAGCAAGGCATTAAAGTTTCTGGCTGGTTACCCGCGAAGCGCTTTACTGAACTGCCAGTAATAGAAGAAGGGTATTATGTCGCTGGTGTCAACCCCTTCCTCAGCCGCACTGCTACAACTTTAATGCGTCGCCGCAAGTGCAAACTCATCGGCGCACCTTTCCCCATTGGCCCCGATGGTACACGTGCTTGGATTGAGAAAATCTGCTCTGTGTTTGGCATTACTCCCCAAGGTTTGGATGAACGGGAAGCCCAAATTTGGGCAGGCTTGGAAGATTACGTGAAACTGATTCGCGGCAAGTCTGTGTTCTTCATGGGTGATAACTTGCTAGAAATCTCCCAGGCAAGGTTTTTAATCCGCTGTGGGATGACGGTTCACGAAATTGGCATTCCCTACATGGATAAGCGCTATCAAGCTGCTGAGTTGGCACTACTGGAAAAAACTTGCCAGGAAATGGGTTCACCCCTGCCAAGGATTGTGGAGAAGCCAGATAATTACAATCAACTTCAGCGGATTTATGAGTTGAAACCAGATTTGGTAATTACTGGTATGGCGCACGCTAATCCACTGGAAGCGCGCGGTATTAATACAAAATGGTCTGTGGAGTTCACTTTTGCTCAAATTCACGGCTTTACAAATGCGCGTGACATTTTAGAGTTGGTAACTCGTCCGCTACGTCGGAATAATAATTTGAAAGATTTGGGTTGGGATAAGTTGGTGAGAGAAGAAGCGAAGATTTAG
- a CDS encoding DUF5331 domain-containing protein, producing the protein MAFFNSFTDSLKQKWLQFFQVNRDWINLHMEVESVYTPDGGKRPPSYLILGVVNALEPKLAQLMLPFAKLNPDADTLIEVLDLHFDPDIALGNRIFPKAESEKYQDELAVVIDDNPEDETLTHPHTNGFAEVALVQGFTVDADVQGFGVSESQETPADEFGGITFDTADTTEVNQDNEQALDELNAIDENAFSDVLSDVWGDETALQKGEGNNDLLGEELPAGVFDESEIARLFPNS; encoded by the coding sequence ATGGCTTTTTTTAATAGCTTTACAGATTCATTAAAGCAAAAGTGGTTGCAATTCTTCCAAGTGAATCGCGACTGGATTAACCTGCACATGGAAGTCGAATCAGTTTATACCCCCGATGGAGGGAAGCGGCCACCTTCTTACCTCATCCTGGGAGTGGTTAACGCGCTAGAACCAAAACTAGCGCAGTTAATGTTGCCCTTTGCCAAGCTGAATCCTGACGCTGACACCCTGATTGAAGTGCTGGATTTGCATTTTGACCCAGATATTGCTCTCGGTAACCGTATATTTCCCAAAGCAGAATCAGAGAAATATCAGGATGAGTTAGCAGTTGTCATTGATGACAACCCTGAAGATGAAACGCTGACACATCCTCATACAAATGGCTTTGCAGAAGTAGCGTTAGTTCAAGGATTTACCGTGGATGCTGACGTTCAAGGCTTTGGGGTAAGCGAGTCGCAAGAAACCCCAGCAGATGAATTTGGAGGTATTACCTTCGATACAGCAGATACCACAGAAGTAAACCAGGACAATGAGCAAGCGTTGGATGAGCTGAATGCAATAGACGAAAATGCATTTAGCGATGTGTTGTCAGATGTCTGGGGTGATGAAACAGCACTGCAAAAGGGTGAAGGGAATAACGACTTATTAGGGGAAGAACTACCAGCTGGCGTTTTTGACGAATCAGAAATCGCTCGTCTCTTCCCAAACTCTTAA
- a CDS encoding oligosaccharide flippase family protein — MGLRHQALKGGFIMLIRQSLGILLSLVGMIFITRVIGPNEYGLFGASTGIIIFFYRLAPSGLDAYLLRKQANPEQQEYNQAFTLLLCINIICVVVLVLGRQMIAQLLRLPEVAPLIGILALTIPLSTLNMPWVVKLERDLNYQRIAYIELLSQITYYLVAIPLAVRGFGAWSPVFGLFTQQASQITLNYCSSNFRPRLCWNSSLIRTMLKYGLSYATSIWIWELRTLVNPVIVGRFAGAEAVAFVALCIRLVEMLSFAKAVTARLAVVALAKLGDNKSRLRKSIQEGMRLQVLAVGLPMVSFALVAPVVITLVFGKNWNPVLQIFPLIAVSYLTRTIFNLHSSVLYLKEKNLQVAWFNLVHVALFAGSAFLLMPHLGMIGYGWAEIFALASCFILHLYTIREVGSLNYTEALIWYTILVAVLILSAINNEARYLSSLLLLLPLVSTKERNSLIGYFQIFKS; from the coding sequence ATGGGGCTACGCCATCAAGCCTTAAAAGGCGGATTTATCATGCTTATCCGCCAAAGTTTGGGCATATTACTCAGCTTGGTAGGTATGATATTTATTACTAGAGTAATTGGGCCAAATGAGTATGGGCTTTTCGGAGCAAGTACCGGAATTATTATTTTCTTTTACCGCTTAGCTCCTTCGGGTCTGGATGCTTATCTACTTCGCAAACAGGCTAATCCAGAGCAGCAGGAATACAATCAAGCCTTTACTTTATTGTTATGCATCAATATCATTTGTGTTGTTGTTCTAGTGCTGGGACGACAGATGATTGCTCAGTTGCTGAGGCTTCCTGAAGTTGCACCTCTTATAGGAATCTTGGCTTTGACGATACCTCTAAGTACCTTAAATATGCCTTGGGTCGTAAAGCTGGAACGCGACCTAAATTATCAGCGAATAGCATACATTGAATTACTTAGCCAAATTACCTATTATCTCGTAGCAATACCGCTAGCAGTACGTGGATTTGGTGCTTGGTCTCCGGTTTTTGGCTTATTCACACAACAAGCTAGCCAAATAACACTAAATTACTGCTCTAGCAATTTTCGACCGCGCTTATGCTGGAATTCAAGTTTAATTCGGACAATGCTCAAATATGGCCTAAGCTATGCGACTTCAATTTGGATTTGGGAACTGCGTACGTTAGTTAATCCAGTGATTGTAGGGCGTTTTGCTGGGGCTGAAGCTGTCGCCTTTGTGGCTCTATGCATTCGTTTAGTGGAAATGCTTTCTTTTGCTAAAGCAGTAACCGCGCGGCTAGCGGTCGTAGCACTTGCCAAGCTAGGAGATAACAAGTCTCGCCTACGCAAGAGTATTCAAGAGGGAATGCGCCTACAAGTGCTAGCAGTTGGTCTCCCAATGGTGAGTTTCGCCCTCGTAGCTCCTGTGGTGATAACGCTCGTTTTTGGTAAAAATTGGAATCCGGTGCTGCAAATATTTCCGCTGATTGCCGTTAGCTATCTTACTCGTACCATTTTCAATCTACATTCTTCAGTACTGTATCTCAAGGAGAAAAATCTTCAGGTTGCTTGGTTTAACCTCGTACACGTAGCTTTGTTTGCGGGAAGTGCATTTTTGTTGATGCCGCATTTAGGAATGATTGGTTACGGCTGGGCTGAAATCTTTGCACTAGCCAGCTGCTTTATCCTTCATCTCTACACCATTAGAGAGGTAGGCAGCCTAAATTACACTGAAGCACTGATTTGGTACACTATCTTGGTCGCTGTTTTAATTCTGAGTGCAATCAACAACGAAGCTCGTTACCTATCTAGCTTATTGCTCCTGCTTCCACTGGTCTCAACTAAAGAGAGAAATAGCCTAATTGGCTACTTTCAAATATTTAAATCTTAG